In Equus quagga isolate Etosha38 unplaced genomic scaffold, UCLA_HA_Equagga_1.0 73442_RagTag, whole genome shotgun sequence, the following proteins share a genomic window:
- the LOC124234229 gene encoding claudin-14, translating to MANTAVQLLGFLLSFLGLVGTLITTILPHWRRTAHVGTNILTAVSYLKGLWMECVWHSTGIYQCQIYRSLLALPRDLQAARALMVISCLLSGVACACAVVGMKCTRCAKGTPAKTTFAVLGGALFILAGLLCMVAVSWTTNDVVQNFYNPLLPSGMKFEIGQALYLGFISSSLSLIGGTLLCLSCQDEAPSRLHQAQPRAAAATAPAYRPPDAYKDNRAPSVTSASHSGYRLNDYV from the coding sequence ATGGCCAACACGGCCGTGCAGCTCCTGGGCTTCCTGCTCAGCTTCCTGGGCCTGGTGGGCACGCTGATCACCACCATCCTGCCGCACTGGCGCAGGACGGCGCACGTGGGCACCAACATCCTGACGGCCGTGTCCTACCTGAAGGGGCTGTGGATGGAGTGCGTGTGGCACAGCACGGGCATCTACCAGTGCCAGATCTACCGCTCGCTGCTGGCGCTGCCCCGCGACCTGCAGGCGGCCCGGGCGCTCATGGTCATCTCCTGCCTGCTGTCGGGCGTGGCCTGCGCCTGCGCCGTGGTGGGCATGAAGTGCACGCGCTGCGCCAAGGGCACGCCCGCCAAGACCACCTTCGCGGTGCTGGGTGGCGCGCTCTTCATCCTGGCCGGCCTCCTCTGCATGGTGGCCGTCTCCTGGACCACCAACGACGTGGTGCAGAACTTCTACAACCCGCTGCTGCCCAGCGGCATGAAGTTCGAGATCGGGCAGGCCCTGTACCTCGGCTTCATCTCCTCGTCCCTCTCGCTCATCGGCGGCACGCTGCTCTGCCTGTCCTGCCAGGACGAGGCGCCCTCCAGGCTCcaccaggcccagcccagggccgcAGCAGCCACGGCGCCCGCCTACCGGCCACCCGACGCCTACAAGGACAACCGGGCCCCCTCGGTCACCTCGGCCTCGCACAGCGGGTACAGGCTGAACGACTACGTGTGa